AATGCAGGTGTGACTGCTGAAAACAGCTATAAGAACACTGCTAATATTAAAAGGACCAGTGAAGTATACTGGAAAAGCCTGAATAAGCATAAGTTTGATCCCAATCAAAACGGGAATTAATAGACATGAATATAGATTCATTACAGGAAAAGAAAAGTTTGATCTTTTTTGGTGAAAAGCCCCCCAGAACAATCCATGGTGCCAGTATTTCAAGTGGTATTAACCTGGCCATGCTGCAGGATTATTTCAATATTAAAATAATAGAGGAATTTGCAGATTTGAAATATCATGGGCGTTTTTCACTAAATAAAAGTTTCGTATTCCTGGGTGCGATCAAAGAATTGCAACAGGCACTTGCCCGCAACACGTACGATTGCTTTTATGGTGTATTATATTTTTCGTCATTTGGCATTATAAAGAATTATCTGGCGCTGTCTTTGTATAGAAGAGCGAACCCTGCAGGTAAAGTTTACCTGCATATTCATAGAAGTGATTTTGACCGGTTCCATGCATCGAAGCTGAATCGCTTTTTTTTCAGTAAGGTGCACCGAATGACAGACCGGTTTATTTTGTTATCAGCTCAGCAACAGGATGATTTTCCTGTTGCTGCTGATAAGAAAGTAGTGTTGTTCAATACGATTGAACAGGAAGGGATGAGCAAGGTGCACAAAGAGAAGGAGCAGGTTTTACGCTGTATCTACATTGCAAATTACATTGAGGAGAAAGGTGTGGGTGAACTGA
This Chitinophaga sancti DNA region includes the following protein-coding sequences:
- a CDS encoding glycosyltransferase family 4 protein yields the protein MNIDSLQEKKSLIFFGEKPPRTIHGASISSGINLAMLQDYFNIKIIEEFADLKYHGRFSLNKSFVFLGAIKELQQALARNTYDCFYGVLYFSSFGIIKNYLALSLYRRANPAGKVYLHIHRSDFDRFHASKLNRFFFSKVHRMTDRFILLSAQQQDDFPVAADKKVVLFNTIEQEGMSKVHKEKEQVLRCIYIANYIEEKGVGELTRVFCQLPAASYYLDCYGNVTQPAYWEMLTAGIAGQVHIQLHQAITGDQKFQALCAADVFIFPSHNEGMPLVLLEAMSLGLPVITTCVGYVNELLGDDYPFYCEPKNEASLKDCIERFKRYEDKAGLSVMLLQRYQTHFSRQSHQQNLKRIFSL